A genomic region of uncultured Methanobrevibacter sp. contains the following coding sequences:
- the sucC gene encoding ADP-forming succinate--CoA ligase subunit beta yields the protein MRFFENVAKQIFNDEGIPILEGHVAYSPEEAMTISSEMDVPVVIKAQVLTGGRGKAGGVKFADNPGEALKVADEILGMEIKGEKVKHLLIEEKAEILNEFFVTVSVDRGARRPVILASKEGGVEIENLAKTNPEKIIKYYPNPLLEFLPYEAREIARKMEVPSELISPMGDMIWKLYQVFEKYDADTAEINPLVLTPDGLIAADAKLVVENDSLFRHQDLVERLHYKKKAVDFVQLDGDIAVIGNGAGLTLTAMDMIKLNGGEPATFLDIGGGASEHIINQALNIVLNYDPVKVVFLNVLGGITKADDVARGVIKAMEQSDRRIHIVIRLTGTNEEEGQRLLEEAGIPYETSMEKAAKKAVELCEELKAEGK from the coding sequence ATGAGATTTTTTGAAAACGTAGCAAAACAAATTTTTAATGACGAAGGTATTCCGATTTTAGAAGGTCACGTTGCTTATTCTCCTGAAGAAGCAATGACTATCTCTTCAGAGATGGATGTTCCTGTTGTAATCAAAGCACAGGTACTTACTGGTGGTAGAGGTAAAGCCGGTGGTGTAAAATTTGCAGACAACCCGGGTGAAGCACTCAAAGTCGCAGATGAAATTTTAGGTATGGAAATCAAAGGTGAAAAAGTAAAACACCTTTTAATTGAAGAAAAAGCAGAAATCCTAAATGAATTCTTTGTAACCGTATCTGTTGACAGAGGGGCAAGAAGACCGGTTATCCTTGCAAGTAAGGAAGGTGGTGTTGAAATTGAAAATCTGGCTAAAACCAATCCTGAAAAGATTATCAAATACTATCCTAATCCTTTACTTGAATTCCTGCCTTATGAAGCTCGTGAAATTGCACGTAAAATGGAAGTTCCTTCCGAGTTGATTTCCCCTATGGGTGACATGATCTGGAAACTTTATCAGGTATTTGAAAAATATGATGCAGATACTGCTGAGATAAACCCTCTTGTTCTCACTCCGGACGGACTTATTGCAGCTGACGCTAAATTGGTGGTCGAAAACGATTCACTTTTCAGACATCAGGATTTAGTGGAAAGGCTTCACTACAAGAAAAAAGCAGTTGACTTTGTCCAGCTGGATGGTGACATTGCAGTTATCGGTAATGGTGCAGGACTTACATTAACTGCTATGGACATGATTAAGCTTAACGGAGGAGAGCCTGCAACATTCCTTGATATTGGTGGTGGAGCTTCAGAACACATCATCAATCAGGCTTTAAACATAGTACTGAACTATGATCCTGTTAAAGTAGTGTTCCTTAATGTTTTAGGTGGTATTACCAAAGCGGATGATGTTGCACGTGGTGTAATTAAAGCAATGGAACAGTCTGACCGCAGAATACACATTGTTATCAGATTGACTGGTACAAATGAAGAAGAAGGTCAGAGACTTTTAGAAGAAGCAGGAATTCCATATGAAACATCAATGGAAAAAGCAGCTAAAAAGGCTGTTGAGCTTTGTGAAGAACTAAAAGCTGAAGGAAAATAA
- the tpiA gene encoding triose-phosphate isomerase, translating to MDTPIVILNYKTYLESSGLNALNLAHDLESAAEESGITMVAAPQSADIYRISQEASLPIFAQHIDPISPGGHTGSNLIDTLIEAGVSGSLINHSEQRMKLADIAEVVKLCEDNNIESCVCTNNIETSKAVAALNPVAVAVEPPELIGTGIPVSQAQPEVVEDTVNEVKAINKDIKVLCGAGITTGDDMKAAMDLGADGVLLASGIIKAENPKEALLDLVSKL from the coding sequence ATGGATACACCAATAGTGATATTGAATTATAAAACATATTTGGAATCAAGTGGTTTAAATGCTTTAAATCTTGCACATGATTTGGAAAGTGCTGCAGAGGAATCTGGAATTACAATGGTTGCAGCTCCTCAATCAGCAGATATCTACAGAATAAGTCAAGAAGCATCACTTCCTATTTTTGCTCAACATATAGATCCGATTTCTCCTGGAGGGCATACCGGTTCTAACCTGATTGATACATTAATTGAAGCAGGCGTAAGCGGTTCTTTAATCAATCACTCCGAACAGAGAATGAAATTGGCAGACATTGCTGAAGTCGTCAAGTTATGCGAAGACAATAATATTGAATCCTGTGTATGTACCAACAATATTGAAACTTCAAAAGCTGTTGCAGCACTTAACCCTGTTGCAGTTGCGGTTGAACCTCCTGAACTTATCGGTACAGGAATTCCAGTATCTCAGGCACAGCCTGAAGTGGTTGAAGACACTGTCAATGAAGTTAAAGCAATCAATAAGGACATTAAAGTATTATGCGGTGCAGGAATCACTACAGGTGATGATATGAAAGCTGCAATGGATTTAGGTGCTGATGGAGTATTGCTTGCATCAGGAATCATTAAAGCTGAAAATCCAAAAGAAGCTCTGCTTGATTTGGTAAGCAAATTATAA
- a CDS encoding 2-oxoacid:ferredoxin oxidoreductase subunit gamma, with protein sequence MRTEIRICGFGGQGVILAGIILGKSACLFDGKEAVQTQSYGPEARGGASKCEVVISDGKVDYPKVQSPDILVAMSNEALLKYIVDLKDNGTLIVDPGTTDVEDVREFIDEHNIKVYEAPATKTATDEIGLKIVANIVMVGAITKITEVISKEAAVKAIEASVPKGTEEKNIKAFEAGYALAE encoded by the coding sequence ATGAGAACTGAAATTAGAATTTGCGGATTTGGAGGTCAGGGAGTTATTCTGGCAGGTATTATCTTAGGTAAATCTGCTTGTCTTTTTGACGGTAAAGAAGCAGTTCAAACTCAATCTTATGGTCCTGAAGCTCGTGGAGGAGCTTCCAAATGTGAAGTTGTTATCAGTGATGGCAAAGTCGATTATCCTAAAGTTCAGAGTCCTGATATTTTAGTGGCAATGTCCAATGAAGCATTATTGAAATATATTGTCGATTTAAAAGATAATGGAACATTGATTGTTGATCCTGGAACAACTGATGTTGAAGATGTCAGAGAATTTATAGATGAACATAATATTAAAGTTTATGAAGCTCCCGCTACTAAAACAGCTACCGATGAAATCGGTCTTAAAATTGTAGCAAACATTGTTATGGTTGGAGCTATTACAAAAATAACTGAAGTAATATCCAAAGAAGCTGCTGTGAAAGCTATTGAAGCTAGCGTTCCTAAAGGAACTGAAGAGAAAAACATCAAAGCTTTCGAAGCAGGATATGCTTTAGCAGAATAG
- a CDS encoding DNA-directed RNA polymerase subunit B'' yields MTENNWKLVDAFFDKYDLVDHHIKSYNDFVNNRIQNIIDITEPITLDDGKYTLKTGKVRIEKPSNKEADGSSSEIDPTEARLRNLNYSADMYLEMALNEEGEENPLEEVYIGELPVMLKSDICHLNGLTAEELIEKHEDPQDLGGYFIVNGSERAVVTMEEIAPNKIILERLGEVEERHAKAVVTSIKSGFRARITLEYKKPRKNGVFLRISFPYLPGEIPLVILLRALGLATDQEIITKISNDNNFQMMIADDIQVSLEALKLDQNEMDGMTLEERRQYLQDAAIKYIGNRVAKNMPKDYRIKRAKDVVNRYLLPHMGTEEDKCYDKAIYLAEMTEMLLEVIEQQREPHDKDHYTNKRLRVSGDLMEDLFRVAFTNLTRDMSYQLERSLSRGKELSIKQAVRSDVLTENIKHAIATGNWVGGRAGVSQLLDRTSYMGTLSHLRRVVSPLTRSQPHFEARDLHPTQFGKICPNETPEGPNCGLVKNLALMCNISEGSQDDEIINVIKEMDVDLI; encoded by the coding sequence ATGACAGAGAATAACTGGAAATTAGTTGATGCATTTTTTGATAAGTATGATTTGGTTGATCACCACATAAAATCATACAACGATTTTGTAAACAATAGGATTCAAAATATTATAGATATTACTGAACCTATTACTCTAGATGATGGAAAATACACTTTAAAAACTGGTAAAGTACGTATTGAAAAACCATCAAACAAAGAGGCAGACGGGTCCAGTAGTGAAATTGATCCTACTGAAGCAAGACTTAGAAACTTAAACTATTCAGCGGACATGTATCTTGAAATGGCATTGAATGAAGAAGGGGAAGAAAATCCTTTGGAAGAAGTATATATTGGTGAACTGCCAGTAATGCTCAAATCCGACATTTGCCATCTTAATGGACTTACTGCTGAAGAATTGATTGAAAAACATGAAGACCCTCAAGATTTAGGAGGTTACTTTATTGTAAACGGTTCCGAAAGAGCTGTAGTTACAATGGAAGAAATCGCTCCGAACAAAATTATTCTTGAACGTTTAGGAGAAGTTGAAGAAAGACATGCAAAAGCAGTCGTTACTTCCATCAAAAGTGGTTTCAGAGCAAGAATTACTTTGGAATACAAAAAACCTCGTAAGAATGGTGTATTTTTAAGAATTTCTTTCCCATATCTTCCTGGTGAAATTCCACTTGTTATCCTGTTAAGAGCACTTGGTTTAGCAACAGATCAAGAAATCATTACTAAAATCTCTAACGATAACAACTTCCAGATGATGATTGCGGATGATATTCAGGTTTCTCTTGAAGCATTGAAATTAGACCAGAATGAAATGGATGGAATGACTCTTGAAGAAAGAAGACAATATCTGCAGGATGCTGCTATCAAATACATTGGTAACAGAGTAGCTAAAAACATGCCTAAAGATTACCGTATTAAACGTGCAAAAGATGTCGTAAACCGTTACTTATTACCTCACATGGGTACTGAAGAAGACAAATGTTACGACAAAGCTATTTATTTAGCTGAAATGACTGAAATGTTACTTGAAGTTATTGAACAGCAAAGAGAACCTCACGATAAGGACCACTATACTAACAAAAGACTCAGAGTTTCTGGTGACTTGATGGAAGATTTATTCAGAGTAGCTTTCACTAACTTGACCAGGGATATGAGTTATCAGCTTGAAAGAAGTCTTTCTCGTGGTAAAGAACTTTCAATCAAGCAGGCTGTCCGTAGTGATGTCTTAACTGAAAACATCAAGCACGCTATCGCTACCGGAAATTGGGTAGGTGGAAGAGCTGGTGTAAGTCAGTTATTGGATAGGACCAGTTACATGGGTACTCTTTCTCACTTAAGACGTGTTGTATCTCCTCTAACAAGAAGTCAACCTCACTTCGAAGCAAGAGATTTGCACCCAACTCAGTTCGGTAAAATCTGTCCTAACGAAACTCCGGAAGGACCTAACTGTGGTTTGGTAAAAAACCTTGCGTTAATGTGTAATATTTCTGAAGGTTCACAAGATGATGAAATTATTAATGTAATTAAAGAAATGGATGTTGATTTAATTTAA
- the thiM gene encoding hydroxyethylthiazole kinase: MIDYKNELLDKIDETLTQVRQKNPLTHCITNSVTINDCANAVLAIGGSPFMAEDAEEMEEVVTIADALVLNIGKLSKDQVEAMKISAETANKTDTPIILDPVGVGVTELRNRTTLDLINNYQMTAIRGNISEIKAIAKLTGVIDENNTAKGVDVNIDDIITDENLADNGKIIAELANKLKATILASGPIDILSDGETTIAIDNGDDMMPQITGSGCMLSSIVGSCIGASTPLEGSLVAILAMNIAGEKARAKVEKNDEGTGSFRAYLIDYLYKTTSESLINESNIKIL; encoded by the coding sequence ATGATAGATTATAAAAATGAACTTCTAGACAAAATTGATGAAACATTGACACAGGTAAGACAGAAAAATCCTCTAACCCACTGCATAACAAATTCCGTGACCATCAACGACTGCGCAAATGCAGTTCTTGCAATAGGCGGATCACCATTCATGGCAGAAGATGCAGAAGAAATGGAAGAAGTTGTGACAATTGCGGATGCATTGGTACTTAATATCGGAAAATTAAGTAAAGACCAGGTTGAAGCAATGAAAATAAGCGCTGAAACTGCAAACAAGACAGACACTCCAATAATTCTTGACCCCGTAGGAGTTGGAGTGACCGAACTTAGAAACAGGACAACATTAGATTTAATCAATAACTATCAGATGACAGCAATACGTGGAAACATCAGTGAAATTAAAGCAATAGCAAAACTGACAGGAGTTATTGATGAAAACAATACCGCAAAAGGCGTTGATGTTAATATCGATGACATAATTACCGATGAAAATCTGGCAGATAACGGAAAAATCATAGCTGAACTTGCAAATAAACTGAAAGCAACAATCCTTGCAAGCGGCCCTATTGACATTCTAAGCGACGGTGAAACCACAATCGCAATAGATAACGGGGACGACATGATGCCTCAAATTACCGGAAGCGGATGTATGTTATCTTCAATAGTCGGAAGCTGCATTGGCGCTTCAACACCTCTTGAAGGAAGTCTTGTTGCAATACTGGCAATGAACATTGCCGGTGAAAAGGCAAGAGCAAAAGTAGAAAAAAATGATGAAGGAACAGGCTCATTTAGAGCATACCTGATTGATTATCTTTACAAAACCACATCTGAAAGCTTAATCAATGAATCAAACATAAAGATATTATGA
- a CDS encoding site-specific DNA-methyltransferase: protein MVRKTQTASFGSVLRESHSSKKFYSSKLFNQFKIPKNIEYVENEIKKDDLNRIYCKSSEDMSEIPDSSVHLMITSPPYNVGKEYDNDLSLDEYLDLLTSVFSETYRKLVTGGRACINIANIGRKPYIPLHAMLIEIMLDLGFLMRGEIIWDKSTSAGGSCAWGSWMSASNPVLRDYHEYILVFSKDSYSKNKNQEKHDTIERDDFIQWTKSIWTFPAVNAKKIGHPAPFPIELPHRLINLYSYEGDVVLDPFCGSGTTCIAAVQNGRNYIAYDNNDEYVNLARKRILNHKFI from the coding sequence ATGGTAAGAAAAACACAGACTGCCTCATTTGGTTCAGTTTTAAGGGAATCCCACAGTTCAAAAAAATTCTATAGTTCAAAATTATTCAATCAGTTCAAAATACCAAAAAATATCGAATATGTGGAAAATGAAATTAAAAAGGATGATTTGAATAGGATATACTGCAAATCCAGCGAGGATATGAGTGAAATACCTGACAGCAGCGTCCATCTCATGATAACTTCTCCGCCATATAATGTGGGAAAGGAATATGATAACGACTTGTCTCTGGATGAATATCTGGACCTGCTCACTTCAGTTTTCAGCGAAACCTACAGAAAACTTGTAACTGGGGGCAGAGCCTGTATAAACATTGCAAATATCGGTCGAAAACCTTACATTCCGCTACATGCAATGCTTATTGAAATAATGCTTGATTTGGGATTTCTAATGCGCGGTGAAATAATCTGGGATAAATCAACAAGTGCCGGAGGCTCATGTGCATGGGGAAGCTGGATGTCAGCGTCCAATCCTGTTTTAAGAGATTACCATGAATATATTTTAGTCTTTTCTAAGGATTCCTACTCTAAAAACAAAAATCAGGAAAAGCATGACACTATTGAAAGGGATGATTTTATCCAGTGGACAAAAAGCATTTGGACTTTTCCGGCAGTCAATGCTAAAAAAATCGGTCATCCTGCACCATTTCCCATTGAACTTCCTCACCGGTTGATAAACCTTTACAGCTATGAAGGTGATGTTGTTCTAGACCCGTTTTGCGGAAGCGGAACCACATGCATTGCCGCTGTTCAAAACGGGAGAAATTATATTGCTTATGATAATAATGATGAATATGTAAATCTTGCCCGAAAAAGAATTTTAAATCATAAATTTATTTAA
- a CDS encoding phosphoglycerate kinase, whose translation MAEFNTIDDFDVEDKTVLVRVDINSPVDPGSGIILDDTRLKLHARTIKELSNKGAKVVILAHQSRPGKKDFTTLSQHADALSDILNLRVKYVDSLFSSLAKEAIRSLKSHDILLLENARFFSEESLSRTPKEQSETLLVRQLSPLIDIFINDAFAAAHRSQASLVGFTVNTPSAAGRVMEEELTVIQSALDNVEHPCVFLLGGMKPDDSIDVMENVLSNGTADSILTTGIVGNIVLWAAGVDIGQVNRDFIASRGYEDMVEKSKDLIERFGDKVKYPIDVACEIDGERVDIDFEEIPNEAIFDIGVKTINYYAKEIRDAKYIFANGPAGVFEDPKFAMGTEDLINAMANSKGFTLIGGGHIAAATSGLGLEDQMSHLSSGGGACISMLAGKELAAVEALKNSKK comes from the coding sequence ATGGCTGAATTTAATACTATTGATGATTTTGATGTAGAAGACAAGACAGTTCTCGTTAGGGTTGATATAAACTCCCCGGTTGATCCGGGTTCCGGAATTATTTTGGACGATACCAGATTAAAATTGCATGCAAGAACAATTAAGGAATTGTCCAACAAAGGCGCTAAAGTAGTTATTCTTGCTCATCAAAGCCGTCCGGGTAAAAAGGATTTCACAACTTTATCTCAACATGCAGATGCACTGTCTGATATATTAAATTTAAGAGTAAAATATGTTGATTCTTTATTTTCAAGCTTAGCTAAAGAGGCTATCCGTAGTTTAAAATCCCATGACATATTACTGCTTGAAAATGCACGTTTCTTTTCAGAAGAATCACTATCCCGAACTCCTAAGGAACAATCTGAAACTTTGCTTGTAAGGCAGCTGTCTCCATTGATTGATATTTTTATAAACGATGCTTTTGCGGCAGCTCACAGGTCACAGGCATCACTGGTAGGTTTTACAGTAAACACTCCTTCCGCTGCAGGTCGTGTAATGGAAGAGGAACTGACTGTAATTCAGTCTGCTCTTGATAATGTGGAACATCCTTGTGTATTCCTTCTTGGTGGAATGAAACCTGATGATTCAATTGACGTTATGGAGAATGTTTTAAGCAACGGCACTGCAGATTCAATTCTAACAACAGGTATTGTCGGAAACATTGTTCTATGGGCTGCAGGTGTTGACATAGGTCAGGTCAACAGGGATTTCATTGCAAGTAGAGGATATGAAGACATGGTTGAAAAATCAAAAGATCTCATTGAAAGATTCGGTGATAAAGTTAAATATCCTATTGATGTTGCCTGCGAAATAGACGGCGAGAGAGTAGACATTGATTTTGAGGAAATTCCTAATGAGGCTATTTTCGATATAGGTGTTAAAACCATCAATTACTATGCTAAAGAAATCAGGGATGCCAAATATATCTTCGCAAACGGTCCTGCAGGAGTGTTTGAAGATCCTAAATTCGCTATGGGAACAGAAGATTTAATCAATGCAATGGCTAACTCCAAAGGATTTACACTTATTGGTGGAGGTCATATTGCAGCTGCTACATCAGGTCTTGGTCTTGAAGATCAGATGAGTCACCTGAGCAGTGGTGGCGGAGCATGTATCAGCATGCTTGCAGGTAAAGAGCTTGCAGCTGTGGAAGCTTTAAAAAATAGTAAAAAATAA
- a CDS encoding 2-oxoacid:ferredoxin oxidoreductase subunit beta, giving the protein MAEHKENRFLPYLREDRLPHIFCPGCGNGAIINAFLAAMEKAEMDFDNIAMVSGIGCSSRIPGYLKCDSLHTTHGRALSFATGLKTANKDLDVVVFTGDGDAASIGGNHLIHAARRNINLTVICINNNIYGMTGGQISPTSPKGSFGTTAPYGNMDTPFNLAELVAAAGASYSARWTTVQIENLVLAIKDGLKNPGFSFIEVATQCPTYFGRKNKLKTPTAMAAVMKANTVFKSAADRMRPKELEGKIVVGEFANTQRAEFTENIDKISVEKSGKRTLINSAYETEL; this is encoded by the coding sequence ATGGCTGAACATAAAGAAAATAGATTTCTTCCATATTTAAGAGAAGACAGATTACCTCACATTTTCTGTCCTGGCTGTGGAAATGGAGCTATTATCAACGCATTTTTAGCAGCTATGGAAAAAGCGGAAATGGACTTTGACAATATTGCAATGGTTTCAGGTATCGGATGTTCTTCAAGAATTCCAGGTTACCTTAAATGCGATTCACTTCACACAACTCACGGAAGAGCATTGAGCTTTGCAACAGGTTTGAAAACTGCAAATAAAGATTTGGATGTTGTTGTATTTACCGGTGACGGGGATGCAGCTTCCATTGGTGGAAATCATTTAATCCATGCGGCTAGAAGAAACATTAACTTAACTGTAATTTGTATCAATAATAATATTTATGGTATGACTGGGGGTCAAATCAGTCCTACATCTCCTAAAGGAAGTTTCGGAACAACCGCACCTTACGGTAACATGGACACTCCATTCAATCTGGCTGAACTTGTTGCAGCTGCAGGGGCATCCTACTCTGCAAGATGGACAACAGTTCAAATTGAAAATCTTGTTTTAGCCATTAAGGACGGTTTGAAAAATCCAGGATTTTCATTTATTGAAGTTGCAACCCAATGTCCAACATACTTCGGTCGTAAAAACAAACTTAAAACTCCTACTGCAATGGCCGCAGTAATGAAAGCAAATACTGTTTTCAAATCTGCAGCAGACAGGATGAGACCAAAAGAACTTGAAGGCAAAATTGTAGTTGGTGAATTTGCAAATACTCAAAGAGCTGAATTCACAGAAAATATCGATAAAATCAGTGTAGAAAAATCTGGTAAGAGAACTCTTATCAATTCTGCATATGAAACAGAATTATAG
- the twy1 gene encoding 4-demethylwyosine synthase TYW1, which yields MSFNESQIEKLEKSGYRFLGKHGHAAVKVCHWTRQSITDKGVCYKEKFYGIKSHRCLQMSPAVPNCQQECEFCWRDLTYTQTTWEDEEYDDPKTIIDDAIKAQNNLLCGFYGNDKANKKKLEELKNPTNAAISLAGEPTLYPKIDELIGEFNRRDFTTFVVSNGQCVDRLRNLENDPYQLYLSLDAPCEKIFNEVCRPRINDAWSNLNESLETLSSFNSRTCIRNTCVRGKNMEDPEGYAKLIEKADPDFVEVKAYMCVGSSRERLTLEHMPSFDEVKQFAKKIGENCGREIVNESEISRVVLLE from the coding sequence ATGTCATTCAATGAAAGCCAAATAGAAAAACTGGAAAAAAGCGGATACAGATTCCTTGGAAAACATGGCCATGCTGCAGTTAAAGTGTGTCACTGGACACGTCAGAGCATAACCGACAAAGGAGTCTGCTATAAAGAAAAATTTTATGGAATCAAATCCCACAGATGTCTTCAGATGTCACCTGCTGTTCCAAACTGTCAGCAGGAATGTGAATTCTGCTGGAGAGATTTGACATATACCCAGACCACATGGGAAGACGAGGAATACGATGATCCAAAAACAATAATAGATGATGCCATCAAGGCTCAAAACAATCTTTTGTGCGGCTTTTACGGAAATGACAAAGCAAATAAGAAAAAATTGGAAGAACTGAAAAATCCAACCAATGCCGCAATCTCACTTGCAGGCGAACCTACACTTTATCCGAAAATCGACGAACTTATCGGAGAGTTCAACAGAAGGGACTTCACCACTTTTGTCGTCAGCAACGGCCAGTGTGTTGACAGATTAAGAAATCTGGAAAACGATCCTTACCAACTATACCTTTCCTTGGATGCGCCTTGCGAGAAAATATTTAATGAAGTCTGTCGACCTAGAATAAATGATGCTTGGAGCAATTTAAATGAATCACTTGAAACATTATCAAGTTTTAACTCCCGCACATGTATACGAAATACCTGCGTTCGTGGAAAAAACATGGAAGACCCTGAAGGATATGCGAAACTGATTGAAAAGGCAGACCCTGATTTTGTAGAAGTGAAAGCATATATGTGCGTAGGTTCATCACGTGAACGCCTGACTTTGGAACATATGCCTAGTTTTGATGAGGTTAAGCAATTCGCTAAAAAAATCGGTGAAAACTGCGGTAGAGAAATAGTAAATGAATCTGAAATTAGTCGAGTAGTTTTACTCGAATAA
- a CDS encoding 2-oxoacid:acceptor oxidoreductase subunit alpha — protein sequence MAEEFFIQGNEACAKGAITAGCRFFAGYPITPSTEVAETLARELPKVGGSFVQMEDEIASAGAIIGGSWGGAKSMTATSGPGISLMQENIGYAFISETPIVIVDVQRGSPSTAQPTMAAQGDMMQARWGSHGDYEPIALSPSSVQEFFDFTIKAFNLAEEYRCPVFVMADEVIGHMREKIVVEDDIEIVPRKRPEKTDDYLPFKNVENGTNPMPAFGDGFNIHVTGLTHDERGYPDTNNPETHDKLVQRICDKVLNNRDKICSVRSEECEDADIIIVSYGAPVRSAIEATRKARADGKKVGYVKIDTPWPFPVEQLQELTKNAKDVVVVEMNLGQMYYEVDRVLKRDTNVHLMGVIGGLLPTPDEILDVIDNLGGN from the coding sequence ATGGCTGAAGAATTTTTTATTCAAGGAAATGAAGCATGTGCTAAAGGAGCGATAACTGCAGGATGCAGATTTTTCGCAGGTTATCCAATCACCCCATCTACTGAAGTTGCAGAAACTCTAGCGAGGGAATTACCAAAAGTCGGCGGTTCATTTGTTCAAATGGAGGATGAAATCGCATCTGCCGGAGCTATTATTGGTGGTTCATGGGGAGGAGCTAAATCAATGACTGCAACATCCGGTCCGGGTATTTCATTAATGCAGGAAAATATCGGTTATGCATTCATCAGTGAAACTCCGATTGTCATCGTGGATGTTCAAAGAGGTTCTCCTTCAACCGCTCAGCCTACCATGGCTGCACAGGGGGACATGATGCAGGCCCGCTGGGGTTCTCACGGAGATTATGAACCTATAGCATTATCCCCATCAAGCGTACAGGAATTCTTTGATTTCACTATCAAAGCATTTAATTTAGCAGAAGAATACAGATGCCCTGTATTTGTAATGGCTGATGAAGTAATAGGGCATATGAGAGAAAAAATCGTTGTTGAAGACGATATTGAAATTGTACCAAGAAAAAGGCCTGAAAAAACTGATGATTATCTGCCGTTCAAAAACGTTGAAAACGGCACAAATCCTATGCCTGCATTTGGTGATGGATTTAATATTCACGTAACCGGTCTTACTCATGATGAAAGAGGATATCCTGATACCAACAACCCTGAAACTCATGACAAACTTGTTCAGAGAATTTGTGATAAAGTTTTAAACAACAGGGACAAAATCTGCTCTGTCAGATCTGAAGAATGTGAAGACGCAGATATCATCATAGTTTCCTATGGTGCTCCTGTAAGGTCAGCTATTGAAGCTACCAGAAAAGCAAGAGCAGATGGCAAAAAAGTAGGGTATGTTAAAATCGATACACCATGGCCGTTCCCTGTCGAACAATTGCAGGAATTAACTAAAAACGCAAAAGACGTTGTTGTAGTTGAAATGAATTTAGGTCAGATGTATTATGAAGTTGACCGTGTACTTAAAAGAGACACTAATGTTCACTTAATGGGAGTTATCGGTGGACTGCTGCCTACTCCTGATGAAATCTTAGATGTAATTGATAATTTAGGAGGAAACTAA
- the thiE gene encoding thiamine phosphate synthase, which yields MNSLDLSLYLVTDNSDDVERFLNTIEEAIKGGTTVVQIREKTAETLDFYNLALKVKDITTKYNVPLIINDRVDVALAIDADGVHVGQSDMPCDVTRKLIGEDKILGVSAATIEEARKAEKDGADYIGTGAVFPTQTKDDAPKITKDDLKEIVESIDIPVVAIGGITLENAHELNDTGIAGLSVVSAIMSSDNPKKSSEELLEIFNS from the coding sequence ATGAACAGTCTAGATTTATCACTATATCTCGTTACTGACAACAGTGACGATGTAGAAAGATTTTTAAATACAATTGAAGAAGCAATAAAAGGCGGAACAACAGTAGTTCAGATTAGAGAAAAAACAGCAGAAACTTTAGATTTCTATAATTTAGCACTGAAAGTTAAGGATATAACTACAAAATACAATGTTCCCCTAATAATCAATGACCGAGTAGATGTTGCACTGGCCATTGATGCTGACGGAGTTCATGTAGGCCAGTCCGATATGCCATGTGACGTTACAAGAAAACTTATCGGAGAAGACAAAATACTGGGAGTTTCAGCAGCTACAATCGAAGAGGCCAGAAAAGCTGAAAAGGATGGTGCCGATTATATCGGAACAGGAGCAGTATTTCCAACACAGACCAAAGATGATGCTCCAAAAATCACCAAAGATGACCTGAAAGAAATTGTTGAATCAATTGACATTCCGGTTGTTGCAATCGGAGGAATAACTCTTGAAAATGCACATGAACTGAATGATACAGGAATTGCAGGACTGTCTGTGGTAAGTGCAATAATGAGTTCTGACAATCCTAAAAAATCATCCGAAGAGCTATTGGAAATTTTCAATAGCTAA